The window GGCACAGATCACAGGAGCCGCCGTGTAACAAATGGATGGTTATTTCGGGGCCGTTTTAATGAggttttatgaacattttcatgATTCACTGTCAGCTGTTTTGGGGCTAATTATCCTGCTGAACACCAGGTTCCCTCCTTCACTGGGACAGTTACTCCTCCTTGACTGCTGAGGATTCATCTCGCACTCGCTGTCCGCTCAACGAAGGCCCCGCCACTAAAACCCAAAATCTACGTTCTCAGCTGCAGCCTCGGTCTCTTGTGGCTCTTATGTCTTGGTAATTGCTTTTGGTTTCAGGAAGTTCTCCTCCAGCTCTCCACGCAAATGTTTCCTTTCCCCGTAAGCCTGACTGCTGTGACCGATTTTCGCCAAAGTGGTATTTAATGAGCCGGCTGTCGGTGAACCCGGCAGACCTGGCGGCTCCATTGCTTCGTCCCCGTGATGTTTCTGTGCGCTCTTCTCCAACCGGTCTGCGGCGCACCacttatttcattcatttcgcTAACAAACAGGAAGTTCCTGGAGGCCGGGAAGCACGTGTGTGTGGAGTACCCCATGGCCCTGTCCTACGCCGCTGCTGTGGAGCTCTTCCGATTGGCTGACGAGAAGGGTGAGCCGCTCCGGAGGAGATTTTGCGGTGATGCCGAGTGACCTGGACTGCGCTTTAAGGGGTGACGTGATGTGGCTCAGGGTCACCTGTGTGTGGCTCCCAAGATGTAGATCCTCGCGACTTCGTCCCATCTTTGGCAGATGGACTCTCGTTTCCCCTCGTGTGGGGTGTGACGGTCATTTGAAACTTGTAGCCGAGATCTTGTCAGAGGAGTTAGCAAACGCATCTTTGTGTTGATGTGTCGTCTTGGCGTAGAAAGTGCTCAGCAAGATTTGAGCTTGAGCATCCTGCGCCCTTGTAACGTGAGTGGCGCCGCGTGTCTCCGTGCCGCAGGGAAGGTGCTGCACGTGGAGCACATTGAGCTTCTTGCCGCTGACTACAggcagctgaagaaggaggtgtGTGGGAAGAGCCTCCAGGAGGGAAGCCTTCATTTCACAGGTGAGCAGCTCTGGGACCCTGCAGCTCAGGCCCTTTGGCCCACAAACGGCTTTCTGAGCTGCAGCGCAGCCCTCTGCTCTGCTTCTCCCGCAGCTGGACCCGTGGCTCCGGGCTTCGGGTCCCTGGCGTTCAGTGGGATCTCCCGCCTCACCTGGCTGGTGGACCTGTTCGGCGAGCTCAGCGTGACGGGTGCGAAGCTGACGGAGGAACCCGAGAAGAAGTACACGAAGCTCACAGCCCACCTGCTCACCCAGGACCGCAGGTACGAGTTCTCCGCCCGCGGCACTCGAAGCGACAGCTCCGTCGCGCGCGATGGAGTTTCCTCTTGTCCGAGTCGCTGCGTTTCACGAGGAGTGCGGCGGTGGACACTTAAAGCACCTCGGCGGCGAAGAGGAAACAACCTGCCCTTGGCTCGGGCCGCTTTCCTACGAACGAGAAGTGACGACGGTGAAAGTACGGGCGTCTGTGTCCTGTAAGCTTGAGCATTCAGGGCCCCCATGTGAACCTGTGTCCATTTGGTCAGTCTGTAACTCAGGGTTACTGACCGGTACGTCTGCGACTGCGTTGCCTCTTCATGCGTGTCACTCTGCTCCGCAAATTAATTCTGTCGTTGTGTCCGACGCCAGGAATtaaggcaggaggtgggatttgaacccggtcATTTGGTGGGCCCTTCAAGGGCAGTGGCTCTTCCCACCTGTCCACCTGGAGACAGAAGTCCCCGCCGCTTAGAGGAGCAGGGCAGCGTCAACAGTCTGCCGCAAGTTCCTAGGGACTTGGGCGACTTCCGTACGTTTCCGCGCGTTCGTCGAGCACTTTTCCCCGACGCGACGTCGGCCTAAAAGAAAAACTACAAGGGAAGCATTTGACGTACCGCGGGAGGACCAGGACGTGCCGCCTTCCTCGCTGCTTTCACCCACTTGTTTCCCCGCAGGTCGCTCACCTGGATCGAGGAGCGCGGCCCTGGCCTGCGGCGCAACAAGACCATCGACTTGCGCTTCGACTCGGGTCGGGTGGACCAGCTGCCGGCAGTGCCGCGGGACCCCGTGGGCCTCTTTGCCCAGGACCTCCGCATCTTCGGCCGCAAGCTCCTGGGGCAGGTGGCTACCGAGGCTCTGCAGGCGGAGCGGAAGCGTGTCCTTCACTGCCTGCAGCTTGCAGATCGcatctcccagctggtccaggcACCGCAGCAGAGCGCCTCCTAGTGGCAGGTGGCGTCACTCGCAGCTGTGGTGAGGGAGGCGTTGTAGTGCGGCACCGACACCCTTTAGAGCGACAGTTTAGCGGCGAGAGAGGAACTCGCCAAAATCTCTTAATGAATTTTACTAAGTGCGGGAGAGTGCTTTGATCATTTAAGTTACATctcaaatgttttttgaaagaatgatttcttttttccccactatggtggtttttctgttttattttccatatcACCTTCTCTTGAGCTCGTGGAAAATTGTGGATGTAGAGCTGATGAGAGAGAGGTTCCTCCCTGCGTGTGCGTGCACCATCAAGTGCTCTGTTGCGtttccagtccagtccagtcccgTACGTTGATCCTTTATTTGGGAAACTATGAAAGGAATGACAGCTGTTGTGAAATTTCAGAAGAATTGGAAGCTGAGATGTTCCTTTCCATCGTGCTGCTCTGACAGTCGGCACGCACGCTGCCGTAACACTCCGGTGCTTTGACTGGTCACTGAACAGGAGGTAATAACGTTAATGttaatttcttgcatttttctccCTGTACTAATATTGAATTTTTTATGGTGTCATGAATTTCTCAGCACCAGGCCCGAGCCCAGTGCGGCCTGAGCGTTTCCGCACTCCACCCCGTCACAGTTCATGTGGAATGTGGCATTTCCTCTTagcagtgtgtcagtgtgtgccGAGGGCCGCGAAACACGGACTGGTACTTTTTACTTTAGTAAAATCAGTAAGGGGAGGAGGGGCTCTAGTTCACCAAATACTGTTAAAGTATGTAAAATACTGGGCTAAGGATAATGTACATGTTGACACTCACATTACCTGTGTCAGTTAGTCCACACTGctgttgtgcctttttttttttaaaaaaaaaaaaaaaaaaaaaaaaaaaacactccataacctaacatttttgctttttcttcatccattaaaaagcattttgaaaagctGACACCTGCGGCAAACCGGTCTGGATACTTTTGTGTCCTTTACTTCTCTTGCCTTGCGCTAGAGGGGCGACATTCTCCAATAGGTCAGCATTTACAGCGCAACCCTGCAGTAAATCTTGTCGCTGTAGAAAGACACTTTCCTGTCCATTTCAACATCTGTTAGCTGGTGGCCACACAGTGTTGTCTTTCCACGTTTACTCCTCATGCAGAACGACAAAGCGTCACTGTTTTGTCCTGCTGCGAAGCTCATTCGTCGCCCAGTCGAGTTCTGAAGGTAATACCGTGGTACGGTGAGGATGGCACCAGGCCCTACGCCGCAGGCAGCCAAGCCGAGTTGGATGCAAGAAGCTGGGGTCCAGCGTTGCTCCCATCATCTGCTGGAGGTTTCGGTGAGGGAACCTGTGCGCTACGTCCAGCGAATGAGCTGCCGGTCGAACAGAAACAGCGACCGGGACCAAACGAACGCCAAGCTTTCCCCTCCTCCAGGTTTGCGTCACTGGACCGTTTCCATCGTGACTCTGCGGAGAGCCGCCTGTTCCTCGTGTGGACACGGGCTGGATGTGCACGGAAGGACCGCGTTCACCAGGGTACAGGGTCGGTGTTGActtaatttactgtgttttcatgttACTCTCTGCTCCCACAAAATGCTCCAGGTGACCTTGACTGCAGTGCAACTTTTATCATGCAAAAGAAACTCAAATTCACACCTTGTGCATCAAACAGTGATGGGACACAAGTGAGTGTTGTACATCGTTTTGTTTACCTCTGGTTGTGCCTGTTTTGTAATCAATGACTTCATGTAACATTTGACACTGCTTATTGTGTTCTTAAGTGAAATAAAGTGAGTTGTACAGAGACTTAACACACTGTATTTATTAAGAAGGGCAGgaagcaatgaatgaatgtgggTCCTTTAGTGCTGTCAACCAGGCTGTAACTGGagagtccaaaaaaaaaaagctgcctaATTTTAATGgtacatacttaccctaaattgctccttgTTCAATGGTATGTGAGCTTgagggggggatttgaaccgcTGCCCTTTGCAGTATAAGGCTGCAGCTCTACTCCACTAGCAGCTCCCTCCTTTCTACTTCAGACTCACTACCATCCAGTTCCTATATTTCTCTAAAGAGCTTATGGAAGGTGGAAATTGCATTCAATGAGAATCACAACAGTGTCCCTGTCCCTGCATCCTGAGGGTGTCTCACTTTCACTCCGCTGCCAGTCAGATCCACTTTCTGCTCATTTCCCATTTCCACTACTGCTCCATGTTCACATCTCACCCTGGGTGGACTAGACACTCCCCTGTGGAACCCaacagcacgcacacacacaaaatgtttacaactgcttgtcccaagaggtgGTGCAACAAGCCGGAGCccaatccggcaacacagggcgtaggggacaaaTGAGCGAGAGACGCAGGAACCCCTGCTGCAACGAGCCCTCACGTCCCTCAGCTTGACGTTTCATTCATCACGTGTCTTTTGGCTCTCGTCGGACAACGTGACCAGAGAATGATGGTGCAGCGGTTAAGCTGGTGCACTCCTTCCAAATCGACAACACCACACCAGTAcgaatgagtttcctctgcccGTACAGCGGCTCCGAAGCAAGTAAGGGCAGATACGGAGGAGCTCCTGTGTCACGGCAGCTGGAATTTCTAAGGGGCTCCAGGTGAAAGCAGGGAAATTAAAGATCCTCATTCGCGCTGCCCCCCTGTCCAGCCCATCTAGACAGATAGGTGTGAGGGTCTGCCGTCTTCACGCCCTTCTCCCTCTGCTACAGCAGGTTCCCGATCTTCTCCTGCACTCTTGCAGAAAGCCGAGCTCATCCGCGCAGGGAAGTAAAAGCCGAGAGGCCGACGTTCCGCATACCTCCGAACGCGTGAACTACTTTCTCGGATCCCTCGGAACACTGCTGCTTGGGAACGTTGTGGGTCCAGCTCACCTTCCAGGTTCATCACCTTCCACAAACAAACATCGCATTGCTACACCCGAGCTGCGAGAGGCATACGACGCACACGAAAAGGTCTTCGTGTGCCTTCCGTGCTAGTAAAACTATGACGTGGGTCGAGGGAAACGTCCATCAGGGGGCAGGAGGCCACACGGCCGTCCCCGAATCGGCGTTCCGGAGCTGCGGGGCTCGGCGGAAAGCGCCGGTCCTGAGGCCGAACGGACAGCCGGAGTTCGGGGCCTCGTGTCGTCCTGTTAAGTCCAGCATGCTGGACTTTCCCCTGTGCCACGACTCGATGACGATATTGCAACGAAGCCCCTCAAGTTTCCCGAAGACCATTGAGGAAATCACGAGCTTCTGGGGACCCTTAGCGCCGTCTCGCTCTCGGTGCTCGCTGGGTCTGACAGCGTGGAA of the Scleropages formosus chromosome 7, fSclFor1.1, whole genome shotgun sequence genome contains:
- the blvra gene encoding biliverdin reductase A isoform X2; this translates as MPWCVCFVLPLSYSVFTVLSAGAAQRRVPPRDAATATRRARSASGSCAEKPGFQQQAETGMMSSAACDGKTMFGVVVAGLGIAGQVRIRDLLSPLPSSPAEKMSIKGFVSRRNLQEQQGVTQIPLDEALSREDIHAAIVSTENSSHEDYVRKFLEAGKHVCVEYPMALSYAAAVELFRLADEKGKVLHVEHIELLAADYRQLKKEVCGKSLQEGSLHFTAGPVAPGFGSLAFSGISRLTWLVDLFGELSVTGAKLTEEPEKKYTKLTAHLLTQDRRYEFSARGTRSDSSVARDGVSSCPSRCVSRGVRRWTLKAPRRRRGNNLPLARAAFLRTRSDDGERIKAGGGI
- the blvra gene encoding biliverdin reductase A isoform X1; the protein is MPWCVCFVLPLSYSVFTVLSAGAAQRRVPPRDAATATRRARSASGSCAEKPGFQQQAETGMMSSAACDGKTMFGVVVAGLGIAGQVRIRDLLSPLPSSPAEKMSIKGFVSRRNLQEQQGVTQIPLDEALSREDIHAAIVSTENSSHEDYVRKFLEAGKHVCVEYPMALSYAAAVELFRLADEKGKVLHVEHIELLAADYRQLKKEVCGKSLQEGSLHFTAGPVAPGFGSLAFSGISRLTWLVDLFGELSVTGAKLTEEPEKKYTKLTAHLLTQDRRSLTWIEERGPGLRRNKTIDLRFDSGRVDQLPAVPRDPVGLFAQDLRIFGRKLLGQVATEALQAERKRVLHCLQLADRISQLVQAPQQSAS
- the blvra gene encoding biliverdin reductase A isoform X3; the protein is MTSRGHAPLRRVTKVAAAASVTSVRAARLEEQLEKKAERRGGAVAFGKTMFGVVVAGLGIAGQVRIRDLLSPLPSSPAEKMSIKGFVSRRNLQEQQGVTQIPLDEALSREDIHAAIVSTENSSHEDYVRKFLEAGKHVCVEYPMALSYAAAVELFRLADEKGKVLHVEHIELLAADYRQLKKEVCGKSLQEGSLHFTAGPVAPGFGSLAFSGISRLTWLVDLFGELSVTGAKLTEEPEKKYTKLTAHLLTQDRRSLTWIEERGPGLRRNKTIDLRFDSGRVDQLPAVPRDPVGLFAQDLRIFGRKLLGQVATEALQAERKRVLHCLQLADRISQLVQAPQQSAS